One window of the Thermodesulfomicrobium sp. WS genome contains the following:
- a CDS encoding GGDEF domain-containing protein: protein MPTSSTSMLNAPLDPAHIEALTAELQRIDALVRQHASGTDHTVLARLAPGLDHETWRQVALAHGLGHWLRIVPGAEAEALAELTRHLETLQAERHRDPLTGLPNRGAFTSALALEMERTRRTGAPVSLAILDVDDFKRFNDTYGHPCGDAVLGAVAHTLQTSVRRLDTAARLGGEEFALILPATSRARAMGMVERILAAIRQTSILWEGKPLSVTCSAGVATARGKGSDVSPDALYAEADRALYAAKAAGKNRVEAGKELGREKEEAALVHHDEKRFLFRK from the coding sequence ATGCCTACCTCCTCCACCTCCATGCTCAACGCGCCGCTTGACCCTGCCCACATCGAGGCGCTGACCGCCGAGCTGCAGCGCATCGACGCGCTCGTGCGCCAACACGCCTCCGGTACGGACCATACCGTGCTCGCCCGCTTGGCGCCCGGCCTGGACCACGAAACCTGGCGGCAGGTGGCCCTGGCCCACGGCCTTGGCCATTGGCTGCGCATCGTCCCAGGCGCCGAGGCCGAGGCCTTGGCGGAGCTTACCCGCCACCTGGAAACCTTGCAGGCCGAACGCCACCGCGACCCCCTCACCGGGCTTCCCAACCGCGGTGCTTTTACCTCCGCCTTGGCCCTGGAGATGGAGCGCACCCGGCGCACCGGCGCGCCGGTGAGCCTCGCCATCCTCGACGTGGATGATTTCAAACGCTTCAACGACACTTACGGGCACCCCTGCGGCGACGCGGTGCTGGGCGCCGTGGCGCACACGCTGCAAACCTCGGTGCGCCGTCTGGACACCGCGGCCCGCCTGGGCGGCGAAGAGTTCGCCCTCATCCTGCCGGCCACCAGCCGCGCCCGCGCCATGGGCATGGTGGAACGCATCCTGGCGGCCATCCGACAGACCTCGATCCTGTGGGAGGGAAAGCCCCTCAGCGTGACCTGCTCCGCCGGCGTGGCCACTGCCCGAGGCAAAGGCAGCGACGTCAGCCCGGACGCCCTGTACGCAGAAGCCGACCGCGCCCTGTACGCGGCCAAGGCAGCGGGCAAGAACCGAGTGGAGGCAGGCAAAGAACTGGGGCGCGAGAAGGAAGAGGCCGCCCTGGTGCACCACGATGAAAAACGTTTTCTCTTTCGCAAATAA
- a CDS encoding SPFH domain-containing protein, which produces MGTNNVVFLELIEWMDDTGQDIARRFPQEGSGEIKFGAQLIVRESQRGVFFYNGKAVHVFDPGRHTLKTANIPILNKIMGIPWGLTSPLRAEAYIVSTRIFPNLRWGTREPVAFKDTEFGLIRLRAYGVFNIQVVQPLLFINSLVGTMPSFGVTDVADYLGRVIVSRFNDFMGEELKTILELPGRYDEWSEGLTQRLRQDFARFGLALDQLFINAVTPPPEVQKAMDDRTKLGMFGDMNRYMQLKAAAALEKAAQNQGSAGESMGMGIGFMMPSLMAQCMGAALQQPQGVPQAPSSSPALSCPECHAPIRPEDRFCPACGHQLVVFTQCAHCGKNLTPGARFCPRCGEKVETQPPQSQRCGHCGGENLPDARFCNHCGERLQS; this is translated from the coding sequence ATGGGGACCAACAATGTGGTGTTTCTGGAACTCATCGAATGGATGGACGACACGGGCCAGGACATCGCCCGCCGCTTCCCCCAGGAAGGCTCGGGAGAGATCAAGTTCGGCGCCCAGCTCATCGTGCGCGAATCCCAACGCGGCGTCTTTTTCTACAACGGCAAGGCGGTGCACGTCTTCGATCCCGGCCGCCATACCCTGAAGACCGCCAACATCCCCATCCTCAACAAGATCATGGGCATCCCCTGGGGCCTGACGAGCCCCTTGCGCGCCGAGGCCTACATCGTCTCCACCCGCATCTTTCCCAACCTGCGCTGGGGCACCCGCGAGCCCGTGGCCTTCAAGGACACCGAATTCGGCCTCATCCGCCTGCGCGCCTACGGGGTATTCAACATCCAGGTGGTGCAGCCGCTGCTCTTCATCAACTCTCTGGTAGGCACCATGCCTTCTTTCGGCGTCACCGATGTGGCCGACTACCTGGGCCGGGTCATCGTCTCGCGTTTCAACGACTTCATGGGTGAGGAGCTCAAGACCATTCTGGAACTCCCCGGCCGCTACGACGAGTGGTCCGAAGGGCTCACCCAGCGCCTGCGCCAAGACTTCGCCCGCTTCGGCCTGGCCCTCGATCAGCTCTTCATCAATGCCGTCACCCCGCCGCCCGAAGTGCAAAAGGCCATGGACGACCGCACCAAGCTCGGCATGTTCGGCGACATGAACCGCTACATGCAGCTCAAGGCCGCCGCCGCCCTGGAAAAGGCGGCGCAAAACCAGGGGAGTGCGGGCGAATCCATGGGCATGGGCATAGGCTTCATGATGCCGTCCCTCATGGCGCAATGCATGGGCGCAGCCCTGCAGCAGCCCCAGGGCGTCCCGCAAGCGCCCTCAAGCTCCCCGGCCCTCAGCTGCCCGGAATGCCACGCCCCCATCCGACCGGAAGACCGCTTCTGCCCGGCCTGCGGGCACCAATTGGTGGTATTTACCCAATGCGCCCACTGCGGCAAAAACCTCACCCCGGGGGCCCGGTTCTGCCCACGCTGCGGGGAAAAGGTGGAGACCCAGCCCCCCCAAAGCCAGCGCTGCGGCCATTGTGGCGGCGAGAACCTGCCGGATGCCCGTTTCTGCAACCATTGCGGCGAACGCCTGCAGTCTTGA
- a CDS encoding PPC domain-containing DNA-binding protein, which yields MQYAIGHVGRVVVARFEDHDDILAGLTDIARRENIRAAVIHLVGGVRQGAVVVGPQDDAQMPPEPIWRQVAESHECVATGTIFWDHDEPKVHLHMALGKKDTVTVGCLRKDSATFVVLEAILLEIVGTPARREFDPASGLALLRVDAGA from the coding sequence ATGCAATATGCCATCGGACACGTGGGCCGCGTGGTGGTGGCCCGATTCGAAGACCACGACGACATCCTCGCCGGTCTCACGGACATCGCCCGGCGGGAAAACATCCGCGCCGCAGTGATCCATCTGGTGGGCGGCGTGCGCCAAGGGGCCGTAGTGGTGGGCCCGCAGGACGACGCCCAGATGCCGCCGGAACCCATCTGGCGGCAGGTGGCGGAAAGCCACGAATGCGTGGCCACAGGGACCATCTTTTGGGATCACGACGAGCCCAAGGTACATCTCCACATGGCCTTGGGCAAAAAAGACACCGTCACCGTCGGCTGCCTGCGCAAGGACTCGGCCACGTTCGTGGTGCTGGAGGCCATTCTTCTGGAAATCGTGGGGACCCCAGCGCGACGCGAGTTTGACCCTGCCTCAGGTCTCGCTCTTTTGCGCGTGGATGCCGGCGCATGA
- the lnt gene encoding apolipoprotein N-acyltransferase gives MPSRSIGCGSPWRRKLACAALGATLACALSFSLLPGTFPPAIVLLPMALAAVGASAPSLGAAWRWGLTVSLPGYSLALTWVMVPVQTEGGLPFFLAAPCPVLLGALLAAYAGLFSFAVFFLKDHAQSPWTPMTLGAVWASLELGRGVLFTGFPWLVLAQALVPWPWTLGLARWIGAFGLSGMLAAAGSILVLWTGRRRLWALVPAGIMLLPLAFPLPEPLATLTAALVQGNIDQGQKWDPTLQEAILDTYLGLSRQAAQNHPDLIIWPETATPFHPQDPGPLVDRLHAEAASWKTPLLFGAPAYSLVETAPPTYVLHNRAYLLGRDGKQVAWYDKEHLVPFGEYVPWGNWLPFLSKLVPGDYEFAPSAATAPLPLSRDVRLGVLICYEAIFPELARDRIRDGASILVNISNDAWFGDSAAPRQHLALTALRAVESGRAIFRATNTGITAAIAPDGTILKTLPQFTPSVLVAELPVLTSTTVYHQHFWRIHGAFMLIAVGGLLVRFLRPQLLKRKHHHAAIS, from the coding sequence ATGCCAAGCAGATCCATTGGGTGCGGGTCGCCGTGGCGGCGTAAGCTCGCTTGCGCCGCCCTCGGGGCCACCCTCGCCTGCGCCTTGAGTTTTTCGCTGCTGCCTGGAACCTTTCCCCCAGCCATTGTGCTGCTCCCCATGGCCCTTGCGGCGGTGGGCGCATCCGCCCCCTCTCTTGGGGCGGCCTGGCGCTGGGGGCTTACCGTCAGTCTTCCAGGCTACAGCCTTGCCCTTACCTGGGTCATGGTGCCGGTACAGACGGAAGGAGGGCTCCCCTTCTTCCTGGCAGCGCCCTGCCCGGTGCTCTTGGGCGCGCTGCTGGCGGCCTATGCCGGGCTCTTTTCCTTCGCCGTCTTTTTCCTCAAGGACCACGCCCAGTCCCCATGGACCCCCATGACCCTGGGGGCGGTGTGGGCAAGTCTCGAACTTGGCCGGGGCGTACTCTTCACCGGATTTCCATGGCTCGTGCTTGCCCAAGCCCTGGTCCCCTGGCCGTGGACCCTCGGCCTTGCCCGCTGGATCGGGGCCTTTGGCCTCTCCGGGATGCTGGCCGCAGCAGGGAGTATCCTCGTCTTGTGGACAGGACGGCGGCGCTTGTGGGCCCTTGTGCCTGCGGGGATCATGCTCCTTCCCCTCGCCTTCCCGCTGCCCGAGCCTTTAGCGACGCTCACCGCCGCCTTGGTGCAGGGCAATATCGACCAAGGCCAAAAATGGGACCCCACGCTGCAGGAAGCCATCCTCGACACCTATCTTGGTCTTTCCCGGCAAGCGGCACAGAACCACCCAGACCTCATCATCTGGCCGGAGACCGCCACTCCCTTCCATCCGCAAGACCCCGGCCCGCTTGTGGACCGGCTCCACGCCGAGGCCGCGTCCTGGAAAACACCGCTGCTCTTCGGCGCCCCGGCCTATTCGCTGGTGGAAACGGCGCCACCCACCTACGTTCTGCACAACCGCGCCTATCTGCTGGGCCGCGACGGCAAGCAGGTCGCGTGGTATGACAAAGAACACCTCGTGCCCTTCGGCGAGTACGTCCCTTGGGGCAACTGGCTCCCCTTTCTCTCCAAGCTCGTGCCCGGAGACTACGAGTTCGCGCCCAGTGCCGCCACCGCGCCGCTCCCCCTTTCCCGCGACGTGCGTCTGGGCGTGCTCATCTGCTACGAGGCCATCTTCCCGGAGCTTGCCCGCGACCGGATCCGCGACGGGGCGTCCATTTTGGTGAACATCAGCAATGACGCCTGGTTCGGTGACTCCGCCGCCCCGCGCCAGCACCTGGCGCTTACCGCACTGCGGGCCGTGGAATCCGGCCGGGCCATCTTTCGCGCCACCAACACCGGCATCACCGCAGCCATCGCTCCGGACGGGACCATCCTCAAGACCCTTCCCCAGTTTACGCCGTCGGTCCTGGTCGCCGAACTTCCTGTATTGACAAGCACCACCGTTTACCATCAGCATTTTTGGCGCATTCACGGGGCCTTCATGCTCATCGCCGTCGGCGGGCTCTTGGTCCGCTTCCTCCGGCCCCAACTCCTGAAAAGGAAACACCACCATGCTGCAATATCCTGA
- the dapA gene encoding 4-hydroxy-tetrahydrodipicolinate synthase: MEFKGAFTALVTPFSQGRVDEEAYRNLIEWQIEQGIHGVVPCGTTGESATLSHEEHKRVIRICVEQVRGRVPVLAGAGSNNTTEAVELARFAKEAGADGALLITPYYNKPTQEGLYQHFRRIAQEVPMPYVLYNVPGRTATNLLPATVARLAKDIPEVIGIKEATGDLNQVSQVLELCGPDFQVLSGDDFTVLPLLSIGGCGVISVVSNVVPAKMSGLCTAWQRGDIAQARSYHFELAAYARMMFLETNPIPVKTALSMMGKIQLELRLPLVPMNEAHTGQMRDFLAEKGLL, encoded by the coding sequence ATGGAATTCAAAGGAGCGTTCACCGCCCTGGTCACGCCGTTTTCCCAGGGCCGCGTCGACGAAGAGGCCTACCGGAACCTCATCGAATGGCAGATCGAGCAGGGCATCCATGGCGTGGTCCCCTGCGGCACCACCGGCGAATCCGCCACCTTGAGTCACGAGGAACACAAGCGGGTCATCCGCATCTGCGTGGAGCAGGTGCGCGGCCGGGTGCCGGTGCTCGCGGGAGCCGGATCCAACAACACTACCGAGGCCGTGGAACTGGCCCGCTTCGCCAAGGAGGCCGGGGCCGATGGGGCGCTGCTCATCACCCCGTACTACAACAAACCCACCCAAGAAGGCCTCTACCAGCACTTCCGGCGTATCGCCCAGGAAGTGCCCATGCCTTACGTACTCTACAACGTGCCCGGCCGTACCGCTACCAACCTGCTGCCTGCCACCGTGGCCCGTCTGGCCAAGGATATCCCGGAAGTCATCGGCATCAAGGAGGCCACCGGCGACCTCAACCAGGTCTCCCAGGTGCTCGAACTGTGCGGCCCGGATTTTCAGGTGCTCTCCGGCGATGACTTCACCGTGCTGCCGCTTCTCTCCATCGGCGGGTGCGGGGTCATCTCCGTGGTGTCCAACGTGGTGCCCGCCAAGATGAGTGGGCTGTGCACCGCCTGGCAGCGGGGGGACATCGCCCAGGCCCGTAGCTACCACTTTGAGCTGGCGGCCTACGCGCGCATGATGTTCCTGGAGACCAACCCCATCCCGGTGAAGACGGCCCTCTCCATGATGGGCAAGATCCAATTGGAATTGCGCCTGCCCTTGGTGCCCATGAACGAGGCCCACACAGGCCAGATGCGCGACTTTCTCGCCGAGAAAGGACTGCTATGA
- the dapF gene encoding diaminopimelate epimerase, translating to MKTIPFYKMHGSGNDFILLDNRELALSPEVMPLWAKALCRRAFSVGADGLIVLEPADAGADVRWHFFNADGSRAEMCGNGSRCAAALAHRLGMAPATLTLATDAGPVRAQVFAETDEVQVQLTELRDLQLDMALDVDGTTVTVHFANTGVPHAVVLVPDVAAVDVARMGRALRFHPAFAPAGTNANFAQVIDRGRLLLRTYERGVEAETYACGTGAAATAAVAHALGLTDEAVRLTTSGGEELGVTVRGTQLQLRGKAVFVFRGELPAPPTP from the coding sequence ATGAAGACGATCCCCTTTTATAAGATGCATGGCAGCGGCAATGACTTCATCCTCCTGGACAACCGCGAGCTGGCATTGTCCCCCGAAGTCATGCCCCTCTGGGCCAAGGCCCTGTGTCGGCGCGCCTTTTCCGTGGGCGCCGACGGGCTCATCGTCCTGGAGCCGGCAGACGCGGGTGCCGACGTCCGCTGGCATTTCTTCAATGCCGACGGCTCCCGGGCGGAGATGTGCGGCAATGGCTCGCGCTGCGCCGCGGCCTTGGCCCACCGGCTGGGCATGGCACCGGCCACGTTGACCTTGGCCACCGACGCCGGTCCGGTGCGCGCCCAGGTCTTTGCCGAAACCGATGAAGTGCAGGTGCAGCTCACTGAGCTTAGAGACCTGCAACTGGACATGGCCCTTGACGTGGACGGCACGACCGTAACGGTCCACTTTGCCAACACCGGCGTTCCCCACGCCGTGGTTTTGGTCCCCGATGTGGCGGCGGTGGACGTGGCCCGCATGGGCCGCGCCCTGCGTTTCCACCCGGCCTTCGCCCCGGCCGGCACCAACGCCAACTTCGCCCAAGTGATCGATCGAGGACGGCTGCTCCTCCGCACGTACGAGCGCGGTGTGGAGGCCGAGACCTACGCCTGCGGCACCGGCGCGGCAGCCACGGCCGCGGTGGCCCATGCCTTGGGGCTGACCGACGAAGCCGTGCGCCTCACCACCTCCGGGGGCGAGGAGCTCGGTGTCACGGTGCGCGGCACCCAACTCCAACTCCGAGGCAAGGCGGTCTTTGTCTTTCGCGGGGAGCTGCCCGCACCGCCCACGCCATAA
- a CDS encoding MinD/ParA family protein → MQPNRTMSIAIVSGKGGVGKTNIALNTALALGSLGHRVLLLDADLGLANVDVLLGIAPEHTIHDLTRGVPAEEVLVSLDDQVDLLPSASGVADLDDMDEDAQTALMGRLHELFAGYDFLLLDLGAGISPTVINLAAMPQERAVVITPEPTSLTDGYALIKVLLTQRGIKNFHVIVNMAENPQEGQAAFERLQLACRRFLDLGIRLMGIIPRDPKIADAVREQTPFLRLAPDCPAARATRAMAEDLSHRRERLQELIARSPILKPFPSQP, encoded by the coding sequence ATGCAGCCCAACCGCACCATGAGCATCGCCATCGTCAGCGGCAAAGGGGGGGTAGGCAAGACCAACATCGCCCTCAACACGGCCCTGGCCCTGGGAAGTCTCGGGCATCGGGTCCTGCTTCTGGACGCGGACCTGGGTCTGGCCAACGTGGACGTGCTCCTCGGCATTGCCCCAGAGCACACCATCCATGACCTCACCCGGGGCGTACCCGCCGAAGAGGTGCTCGTCTCCCTGGACGACCAGGTGGATCTGCTGCCTTCGGCCTCCGGGGTGGCGGACCTCGACGACATGGACGAGGACGCCCAGACCGCGCTTATGGGCCGCTTGCACGAGCTCTTTGCCGGCTACGACTTTCTTCTTCTCGACCTGGGTGCAGGCATCAGCCCCACGGTCATCAACCTCGCCGCCATGCCGCAAGAGCGGGCCGTGGTCATCACCCCGGAGCCCACGTCGCTGACCGATGGCTACGCCCTCATCAAGGTGCTGCTCACCCAGCGGGGCATCAAAAACTTCCATGTCATCGTGAACATGGCGGAAAATCCCCAAGAAGGCCAGGCGGCCTTCGAGCGCCTCCAGCTCGCCTGCCGGCGATTCCTCGATTTGGGCATCCGGCTTATGGGCATCATCCCCCGGGACCCCAAGATCGCCGACGCAGTGCGCGAACAAACCCCCTTTCTCCGCCTGGCCCCGGATTGTCCGGCCGCCCGCGCCACCCGCGCCATGGCCGAAGACCTGTCCCACAGGCGTGAGCGCCTGCAGGAGCTCATTGCCCGCTCTCCCATCCTCAAACCCTTTCCGAGCCAACCATGA
- a CDS encoding hemolysin family protein, with protein sequence MDEGSDSRLWDGIKRLFSRKTDCQVEDAIMEAKDDGEIATDEASMMLNILQLADKQAYEIMVPRTDIVCVEVDETIPEIARKVFESGHSRLPVYRETKDQIIGILHCKELLRFFVDEPSAPPSLEAVLRPPLFIPETKNVRDILLDFQSHKQHLAIVLDEYGGTAGLVTLEDVLEEIVGDIEDEYDPPRPAEIQPQEDGAFLVAGRTPLEDLAEETGIRLESEEVETVGGYITEHLGRVPSTGEVCQIDKVEFTIKEADAKQIHWVRVAVAA encoded by the coding sequence ATGGACGAAGGTTCCGACAGTCGCCTGTGGGACGGCATCAAACGCTTGTTTTCCCGCAAGACGGATTGTCAGGTGGAGGACGCCATCATGGAGGCCAAGGACGACGGCGAAATCGCCACGGACGAGGCATCCATGATGCTCAATATCCTCCAATTGGCCGACAAACAGGCCTATGAAATCATGGTCCCGCGCACGGACATCGTCTGTGTGGAGGTGGACGAGACCATCCCGGAGATCGCCCGCAAGGTCTTTGAAAGCGGTCATTCCCGGCTACCGGTGTACCGCGAGACCAAAGACCAGATCATCGGCATTCTCCATTGCAAAGAGCTGCTGCGCTTTTTCGTGGACGAACCCAGCGCCCCGCCTTCGCTGGAAGCGGTCTTGCGGCCGCCACTGTTCATCCCGGAGACGAAAAACGTCCGCGACATCCTGCTCGACTTCCAGAGCCACAAACAACATCTGGCCATCGTCCTGGACGAATACGGCGGCACCGCCGGCTTGGTGACTTTGGAAGACGTGCTCGAAGAAATCGTCGGCGACATCGAGGACGAATACGACCCGCCTCGGCCTGCGGAAATCCAGCCCCAAGAGGATGGGGCATTTCTGGTGGCCGGGAGGACCCCCCTGGAAGACCTGGCCGAAGAAACCGGCATCCGCCTGGAATCCGAAGAAGTGGAAACCGTCGGCGGGTACATCACCGAACACCTGGGCCGAGTTCCTTCCACGGGAGAGGTCTGCCAGATCGACAAGGTGGAATTCACCATCAAGGAAGCCGATGCCAAGCAGATCCATTGGGTGCGGGTCGCCGTGGCGGCGTAA
- the pyrR gene encoding bifunctional pyr operon transcriptional regulator/uracil phosphoribosyltransferase PyrR: MRKILMTAQEMARTLERLAYQILEHVDPADLALVGVQRRGVDLAARLARILSAKSGVPVPCGELDINLYRDDWTTTEAAPSINATHIDFPLEDKIVVLVDDVLFTGRTTRAALEALLDFGRPRAVKLAVLVDRGHRELPIHADWVGKRLDTARREQVNVLTAERDGEDMVLLEQAP, from the coding sequence ATGCGAAAAATTTTGATGACAGCTCAAGAGATGGCCCGCACTTTGGAACGCTTGGCCTACCAGATCCTGGAACACGTGGACCCTGCGGATTTGGCCCTGGTGGGTGTGCAGCGGCGCGGTGTGGACTTGGCTGCGCGCTTGGCCCGGATCCTGTCGGCCAAAAGCGGTGTTCCAGTGCCCTGCGGGGAGCTCGACATCAACCTCTACCGGGACGACTGGACCACCACCGAGGCAGCGCCGTCCATCAACGCCACCCACATCGATTTTCCCTTGGAAGACAAGATCGTCGTGCTGGTGGACGACGTGCTCTTTACCGGCCGCACCACCCGCGCCGCCCTGGAGGCGCTGCTGGATTTCGGCCGGCCCCGGGCGGTGAAGCTTGCGGTGTTGGTGGACCGCGGTCACCGCGAACTCCCCATCCACGCCGATTGGGTGGGCAAGCGTTTGGACACGGCGCGGCGGGAGCAGGTGAACGTGCTCACGGCCGAGCGTGACGGCGAAGACATGGTGCTTTTGGAGCAAGCCCCGTAG
- the prfB gene encoding peptide chain release factor 2 (programmed frameshift), protein MLQYPELKARATALDAQFHDLWGRLDLSRHTERLHEIERLLAAPGAWDRPDALTPVLREKTQLESTIASWEALRDAHTAMGEWLDLATEEETPEVLEALNEAIETLAGALESVQMRTLLGEPEDGADAILEIHPGAGGTESQDWAEMLLRMYRRFAERKGFRTEIMDFLPGDEAGIKSVTMQVSGPYAYGLLKAEKGTHRLIRISPFDASGRRHTSFASVDVYPAASDEIAIEIREEDLRIDIFRSSGPGGQSVNTTDSAVRITHLPTGIAVQCQNEKSQHKNKETALKVLKARLLELELEKRAAERQAEYAAKGAIAFGSQIRTYTLQPYRLVKDHRTGTETSNVDAVLDGALDSFIHAYLLHLHAQRAA, encoded by the exons ATGCTGCAATATCCTGAACTCAAGGCACGGGCCACCGCCCTGGACGCCCAATTCCACGACCTCTGGGGGCGTCTT GACCTCTCCCGGCATACGGAGCGCTTGCACGAAATCGAACGACTCCTCGCCGCCCCGGGTGCTTGGGACCGGCCAGACGCCCTCACCCCCGTCTTGCGGGAAAAGACCCAGCTGGAAAGCACCATCGCCTCCTGGGAGGCGTTGCGGGACGCCCACACCGCCATGGGCGAGTGGCTGGACTTGGCCACTGAGGAAGAAACCCCGGAGGTACTCGAAGCCCTGAACGAGGCCATCGAGACCCTGGCAGGGGCCTTGGAAAGCGTGCAAATGCGCACCCTGCTTGGAGAGCCTGAAGACGGGGCCGACGCCATCCTCGAGATCCACCCCGGTGCAGGCGGTACCGAATCCCAGGACTGGGCGGAAATGCTGCTGCGCATGTACCGCCGCTTTGCCGAGCGCAAAGGGTTCCGCACCGAAATCATGGACTTCTTGCCGGGCGACGAGGCCGGCATCAAAAGCGTCACCATGCAGGTGAGCGGACCCTACGCCTATGGCCTCCTCAAGGCGGAAAAAGGCACGCATCGCCTCATCCGCATCTCGCCCTTCGATGCCAGCGGCCGGCGGCATACCTCTTTCGCCTCGGTGGACGTGTATCCAGCGGCCAGTGACGAGATCGCGATCGAAATCCGCGAGGAAGACCTGCGCATCGACATCTTCCGCTCTTCCGGCCCTGGCGGACAGTCGGTGAACACCACGGATTCCGCAGTGCGCATCACCCATCTGCCCACAGGCATCGCGGTCCAATGCCAGAATGAAAAGTCCCAGCACAAGAACAAGGAAACCGCCCTCAAGGTCTTGAAGGCCCGACTTTTGGAGCTGGAACTGGAAAAACGGGCCGCGGAGCGCCAGGCGGAATACGCCGCCAAGGGGGCCATCGCCTTTGGTTCGCAGATCCGCACCTACACCCTCCAGCCCTACCGGCTGGTGAAAGACCACCGCACCGGGACGGAAACCAGCAACGTGGACGCCGTGCTCGACGGTGCCCTGGATAGCTTCATCCATGCCTACCTCCTCCACCTCCATGCTCAACGCGCCGCTTGA